One window from the genome of Pedobacter schmidteae encodes:
- a CDS encoding SRPBCC family protein, with product MSIQSNHPQLRSGKFSIEKQHYENIGLNERLVSMFLGGVLMSRGITRPFKAPFLYGAYMAYRAFTGRCLFYEQLGIDASKPHAINIRGEFTITRSPAEVYAYWRNLNNLPGSIRHLLDVEVVEEKLSRWKSNVMGNVFAVDWQAEIVKDEPGRLIGWRSAPGTFIHHVGRVAFAATPNPNETLLKIVLSYHPPAGGVGLGLARVLNPYFESLLKKEIKTFKHTIESKILPHANFSYHSQ from the coding sequence ATGAGCATACAATCCAATCACCCGCAACTGCGCTCGGGAAAGTTTTCTATTGAGAAGCAACATTATGAAAACATTGGCCTAAATGAGCGCCTGGTATCCATGTTTTTAGGAGGCGTACTGATGAGCAGGGGAATCACCAGGCCCTTTAAAGCACCCTTTTTATATGGTGCCTATATGGCATATCGCGCATTTACAGGCCGCTGCCTCTTTTATGAACAATTGGGCATAGATGCCAGCAAACCACATGCAATCAATATAAGAGGCGAATTTACCATTACACGCTCACCGGCCGAAGTATATGCCTACTGGCGTAATCTGAATAACCTGCCTGGTAGCATCCGACACCTGCTTGATGTAGAAGTAGTGGAAGAAAAACTTTCCCGCTGGAAATCAAATGTGATGGGCAACGTTTTTGCGGTAGATTGGCAGGCAGAAATTGTCAAAGATGAACCGGGCCGACTCATTGGATGGCGATCGGCACCAGGTACATTCATCCATCATGTGGGCAGAGTTGCATTTGCAGCAACACCCAATCCTAATGAAACCTTACTCAAGATAGTTTTGTCGTACCATCCGCCTGCAGGAGGCGTAGGACTTGGACTGGCCCGTGTGCTAAACCCCTATTTCGAAAGCCTGCTTAAAAAGGAAATTAAAACCTTTAAACACACCATTGAAAGCAAAATATTACCCCATGCCAATTTTAGCTACCACAGCCAATAA
- a CDS encoding MFS transporter: MNSIVQKRSVKPQLSFAQIVNMSFGFLGIQFGFALQTGNASRILQTFGADVEHLSLFWLAAPISGMLIQPIIGHYSDHTWTRLGRRRPYFLAGAIVAAISLALMPNAALFTVLFPPLLIGAGMLMLMDASFNVAMEPFRALVADNLPENQRSAGFSVQTFLIGAGAILGSFLPYVLAEFGGISKTAAPGKVPDNVIYSFYAGALVLISSLLWTVFTTKEYSPQQHREFNPEEHQEENTKKGLGNILTDFVNMPKVMVQLGVVQFFSWFALFSMWVFTTPAIAQHIYKLSPSDTSSTHYADAGNWTGLLFGVYNLVSAVYAIFLPYLFKRIGKKNAHICSLSAAGIGLLSIYFIHDVELLIIPMIAIGLAWGSILTTPYAILSNAIPSRKMGIYMGLFNFFITLPQLVNGFIGGYVVKYVFNEYAVYALISAGAFMLLAALSTLLIKNNREIQKSA; encoded by the coding sequence ATGAACTCAATCGTCCAAAAGCGCAGCGTTAAACCGCAGTTATCCTTTGCACAAATTGTCAACATGAGCTTTGGCTTTCTGGGCATACAGTTTGGCTTTGCCTTACAAACCGGAAACGCCTCACGGATTCTGCAGACTTTTGGTGCCGATGTAGAACATCTATCACTTTTCTGGCTCGCAGCCCCCATCAGTGGCATGCTCATCCAACCCATCATCGGGCATTATAGCGATCATACCTGGACCAGGCTTGGCCGCCGGCGCCCTTATTTCCTGGCAGGTGCCATCGTTGCTGCGATATCGCTTGCATTGATGCCCAATGCTGCGCTGTTTACAGTTTTGTTTCCACCCCTGCTTATCGGTGCCGGCATGCTGATGCTGATGGACGCTTCGTTCAATGTGGCTATGGAACCCTTCCGTGCGCTGGTGGCCGATAATCTTCCTGAAAATCAACGCAGTGCTGGCTTCTCCGTGCAAACTTTCCTCATTGGTGCCGGTGCCATTCTGGGCTCGTTTCTACCCTATGTATTAGCCGAATTTGGCGGCATATCCAAAACTGCAGCACCTGGAAAAGTACCAGATAATGTCATATACTCCTTTTACGCTGGTGCCCTGGTACTGATCAGTTCCTTATTGTGGACCGTTTTTACCACCAAGGAATATTCGCCACAGCAACACCGGGAATTTAATCCTGAAGAACACCAGGAAGAGAATACAAAAAAAGGCTTAGGGAATATCTTAACCGATTTTGTGAACATGCCCAAAGTAATGGTCCAGCTAGGCGTAGTACAATTTTTCTCCTGGTTTGCGCTGTTCTCCATGTGGGTATTTACTACGCCAGCCATTGCTCAACATATTTACAAGCTTTCGCCTAGTGATACCTCTTCCACCCATTATGCCGATGCGGGAAACTGGACCGGGCTGCTTTTTGGTGTGTACAACCTTGTATCGGCCGTTTATGCTATTTTTCTACCTTATTTGTTCAAACGCATTGGCAAAAAAAATGCACACATCTGTTCTTTATCGGCAGCCGGTATCGGTTTACTTTCTATTTATTTTATTCACGATGTGGAATTACTCATCATTCCGATGATTGCCATAGGATTGGCCTGGGGTAGTATCCTGACTACACCATATGCCATTTTATCCAATGCTATCCCCTCTCGAAAAATGGGGATATATATGGGGCTGTTCAATTTTTTCATCACCCTACCACAACTGGTCAACGGCTTTATTGGCGGTTATGTAGTCAAATATGTGTTTAACGAATATGCAGTATATGCACTCATCTCGGCAGGCGCCTTTATGCTGCTGGCAGCACTGTCCACCTTGCTCATCAAAAATAACCGGGAAATACAAAAATCAGCTTAA
- a CDS encoding FKBP-type peptidyl-prolyl cis-trans isomerase yields the protein MKTIKYLVLFTAIAGGLVSCSKKGDDFNAEAQFTADTTAIRNYVKTNNISVKKDGYGVFYQVIAPGTGSVSYTANTKVTVDYSGKVLGGSSNFDSSAGTPRTFTLGGLIPGWQIGIPYIQKGGKIRLFIPSGYAYGNSAQPSIPANSVLDFTIELTDIQ from the coding sequence ATGAAAACAATTAAGTACTTAGTACTCTTTACTGCCATTGCAGGAGGCCTTGTTTCTTGCTCCAAAAAAGGTGATGATTTTAATGCCGAAGCTCAGTTTACTGCAGATACAACGGCGATTAGAAATTACGTAAAAACCAATAACATTTCTGTAAAAAAAGATGGCTATGGTGTATTCTATCAAGTCATTGCGCCAGGCACGGGTAGTGTTTCTTATACAGCAAACACTAAGGTTACCGTAGATTATTCGGGGAAGGTATTAGGAGGTTCGTCAAATTTTGACAGCAGCGCTGGTACCCCCAGAACATTTACACTTGGCGGATTAATTCCGGGATGGCAAATAGGCATTCCTTACATTCAGAAAGGTGGAAAAATAAGGCTCTTTATTCCTTCAGGATATGCATATGGGAATAGTGCACAACCTTCAATACCAGCCAATTCTGTTCTCGATTTCACTATCGAACTTACAGACATTCAGTAA
- the ychF gene encoding redox-regulated ATPase YchF has protein sequence MALQCGIVGLPNVGKSTLFNCLSNAKAQAANFPFCTIEPNIGVITVPDERLTKLAELVNPNRIVPNTIEIVDIAGLVKGASKGEGLGNQFLGNIRATNAIIHVLRCFDDGNVIHVDGSVDPIRDKEIIDTELQLKDLDTVVKRIQKVEKMAKTDKDAKRTFDILTVVKNHLESGKSVRSAAVSAEDFDYIQDLGLLTQKPVMYVCNVDEGSVINGNAYVERVKEAVKDDNAEVLIISAKIESEIAELESYEERQEFLADLGLTESGVNKLIVAAYRLLDLYTYFTAGVQEVRAWTITKGFTAPQAAGVIHTDFEKGFIRAEVIKYNDFVTLGSENACKDAGKLGVEGKTYVVEDGDIMHFRFNV, from the coding sequence ATGGCATTACAATGTGGTATAGTTGGTTTACCAAATGTTGGAAAATCTACATTATTTAACTGTTTATCTAACGCGAAAGCCCAGGCGGCAAATTTCCCTTTCTGCACAATCGAACCTAATATTGGTGTAATTACTGTACCAGACGAGCGATTGACAAAATTAGCCGAACTGGTTAATCCTAACCGCATCGTTCCTAATACCATCGAGATTGTAGATATTGCCGGTTTGGTAAAAGGTGCTTCCAAAGGCGAAGGATTGGGTAACCAGTTTCTGGGAAACATCCGGGCTACCAATGCCATCATCCACGTTTTACGTTGTTTTGACGACGGAAATGTGATCCATGTAGACGGGTCTGTGGATCCGATACGTGACAAAGAAATTATTGATACCGAATTGCAGCTTAAAGATCTCGATACTGTTGTAAAACGCATCCAGAAGGTAGAGAAAATGGCAAAAACTGACAAAGATGCCAAAAGAACTTTCGACATCCTTACCGTGGTTAAAAATCACCTGGAAAGTGGAAAATCAGTACGTTCTGCGGCGGTATCTGCCGAAGATTTTGACTATATACAAGACCTCGGTTTACTAACCCAAAAACCCGTAATGTACGTTTGTAACGTAGATGAAGGTTCAGTAATTAACGGCAACGCTTATGTAGAACGCGTTAAAGAGGCTGTAAAAGATGACAATGCAGAAGTTCTGATCATTTCTGCAAAAATTGAATCGGAAATAGCTGAACTGGAAAGTTATGAAGAGCGTCAGGAATTTTTAGCCGACCTTGGCTTAACTGAATCAGGTGTAAATAAATTGATTGTTGCTGCTTACCGTTTGTTAGATCTATATACTTATTTTACCGCCGGCGTGCAGGAAGTAAGGGCCTGGACCATCACCAAAGGATTTACTGCTCCTCAGGCGGCTGGTGTAATCCATACTGATTTTGAAAAAGGTTTTATCCGTGCAGAAGTGATTAAATACAATGACTTTGTAACCCTTGGATCGGAAAATGCATGTAAAGATGCCGGTAAGTTAGGTGTTGAAGGCAAGACTTACGTGGTGGAAGACGGGGATATTATGCATTTCCGTTTTAATGTGTAA
- the mgtE gene encoding magnesium transporter, producing the protein MEEEVVEEIVKLLEQDDDAQLKVYLDDLNISDVEHLIDELPQYAVRFIDTLSIKRAVNVFRILDFPTQEKIIKKLPGNKLAELINLLPPDDRTALFSELKGDAVKKLIILLPAKDRVEALSLLGYEEDSVGRLMTPDYVAVKKDWTVSRVLSHIRRYGKNSETIDVVYVIDKDGVLLDDIRIREVLLADPEARIGDLTDHRLIALKVTDHQEEAINVFRMNNRVALPVVDDNQVLLGIVTVDDILWIANEEYTEDMHKIGGTQALDEPYLDMPIFGLFRRRIGWLVVLFLGEMLTATAMAHFEADIAKAVILAMFVPLIISSGGNSGSQASTLIIQAMALGEITIGDWWRVMRREIISGLMLGIVLGSIGFLRIFVWTFFTDMYGPHWVLIGVTVGVALIGVVLWGSLAGSMLPLLLKKLGADPATSSAPFVATLVDVTGLIIYFSVAVLFLTGVLL; encoded by the coding sequence ATGGAAGAGGAAGTTGTTGAAGAGATTGTTAAACTGTTAGAACAGGATGACGATGCACAATTAAAAGTTTATCTGGATGATTTGAACATTTCGGATGTTGAACACCTGATAGATGAACTTCCTCAATATGCAGTCAGATTTATTGATACACTGTCTATAAAAAGAGCAGTAAATGTTTTCAGAATCCTCGATTTTCCTACACAGGAAAAAATCATTAAAAAACTTCCGGGAAATAAACTGGCCGAGCTGATTAATTTGCTGCCGCCGGATGACCGTACTGCTTTATTTAGCGAGTTGAAGGGGGATGCGGTGAAAAAACTGATTATCCTACTGCCAGCAAAAGACAGAGTAGAAGCCCTTTCGCTTTTAGGCTACGAGGAGGATAGCGTTGGTCGTTTGATGACGCCCGATTATGTGGCTGTTAAAAAGGACTGGACTGTTAGTCGCGTACTTTCGCACATCAGGCGCTATGGCAAAAACTCGGAAACCATTGATGTGGTGTATGTGATAGACAAAGATGGTGTTTTGCTGGATGACATCCGGATAAGGGAAGTCCTGCTTGCTGATCCTGAGGCCCGGATTGGCGACCTCACTGATCATCGTTTAATCGCTTTAAAGGTTACCGATCATCAGGAGGAGGCCATTAATGTGTTCAGGATGAACAACAGGGTGGCATTGCCTGTAGTGGATGATAATCAGGTGTTGCTGGGGATTGTAACGGTTGATGATATCCTTTGGATTGCAAATGAGGAGTATACCGAGGATATGCATAAAATAGGGGGTACCCAGGCCTTGGATGAGCCATATTTGGATATGCCTATTTTTGGTCTGTTTAGAAGAAGGATTGGCTGGCTGGTGGTGCTGTTTCTGGGCGAAATGCTTACCGCTACTGCTATGGCCCATTTTGAAGCGGATATTGCCAAGGCTGTGATATTGGCCATGTTTGTGCCATTGATTATATCCAGTGGTGGAAATAGTGGTTCACAGGCTTCAACGCTGATTATTCAGGCCATGGCCTTGGGCGAGATTACCATTGGCGATTGGTGGCGGGTAATGAGACGGGAAATTATATCGGGATTGATGCTGGGTATTGTACTGGGCTCGATTGGCTTTTTAAGAATATTTGTGTGGACATTTTTTACGGATATGTACGGTCCACATTGGGTATTGATTGGTGTTACGGTTGGGGTGGCGCTAATAGGGGTGGTGCTTTGGGGCTCACTGGCCGGATCGATGTTGCCCTTGTTGCTTAAAAAATTAGGTGCCGACCCTGCAACTTCATCTGCTCCTTTTGTAGCTACATTGGTTGATGTAACCGGATTGATCATTTATTTTTCCGTAGCAGTATTATTCCTGACAGGAGTGCTGTTATGA